A part of Candidatus Poribacteria bacterium genomic DNA contains:
- a CDS encoding HAMP domain-containing protein produces MRLQWKYSLVINFCVIAILVAFYFFDSIRVRNEMNALHALGAERGAELREIAENTILDAVEREIETVRVFDAQRLDQVLNELKREHPDMQNVLNIHVSLNDTRIRSSLLAGGDVVDINLDAADLEQIETKGATIHAIEGQNATAIVIKYIAVLTGPKPIALEPRDFAYEPILDAGTLPYEVWLKAFGEDVYVPDDPVTTQEKGKRWRMTDQEKGDLYELWKQGETLWIQKALIGYIQVLFDVPYIDKSIRSSLLMHAILIVIVGALLVILIDLTTNHLIMKPLERMTRIIQSAEDGDLSLQETYSSDEIGRATYNLARMLWQLRDSHSKRITALGQFAAGVAHEIRNPLNSIGMTAQHLKSVFSQQKVSQDDIEEAKELLEIVDQKITELKQTSEQFLTLNRPRRLNVEPVNLNTLVEQVLSEFALIAEEAKVQVIKNYDENLPDVQMDAALMRQTLFNFVQNSIQAMPKGGSIYMTTFLEQIDPNTRDVVIEIRDTGIGIPEEVQEQIYDAYFTTKDATGGIGLGLAVSHQIITAHRGKIEVRSKMGMGTAFKISLPLDADELP; encoded by the coding sequence ATGCGACTCCAATGGAAGTACTCTCTTGTTATTAATTTCTGTGTCATCGCAATCCTCGTGGCGTTTTACTTTTTTGATAGCATCCGGGTCCGAAATGAGATGAATGCCCTTCACGCTTTGGGTGCAGAACGGGGTGCTGAACTGAGGGAAATCGCTGAAAACACGATTCTTGATGCCGTTGAGAGAGAAATCGAAACCGTAAGGGTCTTTGATGCACAGCGACTCGATCAAGTGCTGAATGAACTGAAGCGGGAACATCCGGATATGCAAAATGTGCTGAATATCCACGTCTCCTTAAATGATACCCGTATTCGTTCCAGTTTACTCGCCGGTGGAGATGTTGTTGACATCAACCTTGATGCAGCGGATCTTGAGCAAATCGAGACAAAGGGCGCGACGATACATGCAATTGAAGGACAAAACGCAACCGCTATTGTTATTAAATACATCGCCGTTTTGACGGGACCAAAGCCGATTGCGTTAGAACCCCGCGATTTCGCTTATGAACCCATACTGGATGCCGGGACACTCCCGTATGAGGTTTGGTTGAAAGCCTTTGGTGAAGATGTCTATGTGCCAGACGATCCAGTGACAACTCAGGAGAAAGGTAAACGCTGGCGAATGACAGATCAGGAAAAAGGCGATCTGTATGAGTTATGGAAGCAAGGGGAGACCCTGTGGATTCAAAAAGCGCTCATTGGCTACATACAAGTCCTTTTCGATGTGCCTTATATTGACAAGTCGATTCGCTCCTCACTGTTGATGCACGCAATATTGATCGTGATTGTCGGTGCGCTACTCGTCATTCTGATCGATCTCACGACAAATCACCTAATTATGAAGCCGTTAGAGCGGATGACTCGGATTATTCAAAGTGCTGAGGATGGGGATTTATCACTTCAGGAGACGTATTCATCGGATGAAATCGGGAGAGCCACCTACAATCTCGCAAGGATGTTGTGGCAATTACGGGACTCTCATTCAAAACGGATTACTGCTTTAGGACAATTTGCCGCGGGGGTGGCACACGAAATTCGGAATCCACTTAATTCAATTGGGATGACGGCGCAACACCTAAAATCTGTTTTTTCGCAACAGAAAGTGAGCCAAGACGATATCGAAGAGGCGAAGGAACTCTTGGAGATCGTCGACCAAAAAATAACGGAACTGAAGCAGACCTCCGAGCAGTTTCTCACGTTGAATCGACCGAGAAGGTTGAATGTAGAACCGGTAAACCTCAATACGCTTGTGGAGCAAGTTTTATCTGAGTTCGCACTCATTGCTGAGGAAGCCAAGGTCCAAGTCATCAAGAATTATGATGAAAATCTACCGGATGTCCAGATGGACGCTGCCTTAATGCGACAGACCCTTTTCAACTTCGTGCAAAACAGTATCCAAGCAATGCCGAAAGGCGGTAGCATCTATATGACAACCTTTTTGGAGCAGATAGATCCGAACACAAGAGACGTGGTGATTGAAATCAGAGATACCGGCATAGGCATCCCAGAGGAAGTACAGGAACAGATTTACGATGCGTATTTTACAACCAAAGACGCAACAGGTGGCATAGGACTCGGTCTCGCGGTTTCGCACCAAATTATCACGGCACATAGAGGCAAAATCGAAGTCCGAAGCAAAATGGGAATGGGGACGGCTTTTAAAATCAGTTTACCGCTGGATGCGGACGAACTCCCATAA
- a CDS encoding sigma-54-dependent Fis family transcriptional regulator: MRRTKAMASILIVDDDQAQLTILQRILKREGYTVEIVGDSKAALGSLEKQMFDLVISDMWMSSRFEGRDLLREIKRTDPDLPVLIMTAFAELNDAVNLVAHEGAFYYLEKPIQIEVLKREVKHALQTRGALRSIEAENDDTTPEIQIDEIVGDSEKMQELFKDMTRILHRGVTQVLITGETGSGKSLIARALHKHGPRKNKPFISINCGAIPDTLIESELFGHEKGAFTDASHQKKGLFEVANEGVLFLDEIGDLPIQTQSKLLHVLEEREIRRIGGTRNIKVDVCVVAATNKNLIQEVRNSAFREDLYFRLNVIPLHVPPLREHPEDIPLLVNFLIQKFSSEYIEALPKQVTPQAMSMLRRYHWPGNIRQLENYLRRIFVLSENEVIDKDELPPEILDTSLPATDVEFDIPEEGVSLDEIIKEYVCSALAKSNGTQIQAAKLLGISRRKLQHRMQKYGLQSQDFKTD; encoded by the coding sequence ATGAGGAGAACCAAAGCGATGGCATCAATACTGATTGTAGACGACGACCAAGCACAACTGACAATTCTACAGCGGATCTTGAAACGCGAAGGGTATACAGTTGAAATCGTTGGAGACAGCAAAGCCGCTCTGGGTAGCTTAGAAAAACAGATGTTTGACCTCGTTATCAGTGATATGTGGATGTCCTCCCGATTTGAGGGAAGGGATCTACTTCGGGAAATAAAACGGACCGATCCAGACCTACCTGTGCTTATCATGACAGCGTTTGCGGAACTCAACGATGCCGTGAATCTTGTCGCACACGAGGGGGCGTTTTACTATCTTGAGAAACCGATTCAAATTGAGGTGCTGAAACGGGAAGTGAAACACGCCCTGCAAACCCGCGGCGCGCTCCGAAGCATCGAAGCCGAAAACGATGACACAACACCGGAAATTCAGATTGATGAAATCGTGGGTGATAGTGAAAAAATGCAGGAACTTTTCAAAGACATGACTCGGATTTTGCACCGGGGTGTTACACAAGTCCTCATCACAGGCGAAACCGGCTCTGGAAAAAGTCTTATCGCGCGTGCCCTTCACAAGCACGGTCCCCGAAAAAACAAACCCTTCATCTCGATTAACTGTGGGGCGATCCCTGATACCCTCATTGAAAGTGAATTGTTTGGACATGAAAAGGGAGCGTTTACAGACGCGTCGCATCAAAAGAAGGGGCTTTTTGAGGTGGCAAACGAAGGGGTCCTCTTTCTTGATGAGATCGGGGATCTGCCGATCCAAACACAGAGTAAATTGTTGCACGTCTTAGAGGAACGGGAGATACGGCGCATCGGGGGGACTCGGAACATTAAAGTGGATGTCTGTGTGGTTGCTGCAACGAACAAAAATCTTATCCAAGAGGTCCGAAACAGTGCGTTTCGCGAAGACCTCTATTTTCGTCTCAACGTGATCCCGCTCCATGTTCCACCCCTTCGAGAGCATCCAGAGGACATTCCATTGCTCGTGAATTTCCTCATCCAGAAGTTCAGCAGTGAATACATAGAGGCACTCCCCAAACAGGTTACACCGCAGGCAATGTCTATGCTCAGGCGGTATCACTGGCCCGGCAACATCCGGCAATTAGAAAATTATCTGCGTCGTATTTTTGTGCTTTCAGAAAATGAAGTGATTGATAAAGATGAATTGCCCCCGGAGATTTTAGACACCTCGCTTCCAGCCACCGACGTTGAATTTGACATCCCTGAGGAAGGGGTTTCGCTTGATGAAATTATCAAGGAATACGTGTGTAGTGCGTTAGCAAAAAGCAATGGGACACAGATTCAAGCGGCAAAACTCTTGGGGATTTCGCGACGTAAACTTCAGCACCGGATGCAGAAATACGGTCTTCAGAGCCAGGACTTCAAAACAGATTAA
- a CDS encoding rhodanese — MFNHIQKAVKRIWRRYLGDLRDRKLPKVAPSVAEAILPLETDAYAIAPNQLKDMMGSDTSFVLLDVREEWEYQMVHLEGAVWIPFGELPRRCHEITPGVEVVVYCHWGMRSLDAAFLLQQLGFKSVKSLIGGIDRWAREIDPHMQRY, encoded by the coding sequence ATGTTCAATCATATCCAAAAAGCAGTAAAAAGGATCTGGCGACGGTATCTCGGAGATTTGCGAGATCGGAAGTTGCCGAAAGTGGCACCCAGCGTAGCGGAGGCGATTCTTCCGTTAGAGACGGACGCGTATGCTATTGCGCCGAATCAGCTGAAGGACATGATGGGCAGTGACACTTCCTTCGTTTTATTGGATGTTCGGGAAGAATGGGAATATCAGATGGTTCATCTTGAAGGGGCTGTATGGATCCCGTTCGGAGAATTGCCAAGGCGTTGTCACGAAATTACCCCAGGGGTAGAGGTCGTGGTTTATTGTCACTGGGGTATGCGTAGTCTCGACGCAGCTTTTCTTTTGCAACAGCTCGGTTTCAAATCGGTGAAGAGTTTGATCGGGGGTATCGATCGGTGGGCACGGGAAATAGACCCACACATGCAGCGGTATTAA
- a CDS encoding TonB-dependent receptor plug domain-containing protein, whose product MFSANLRRPAYLAFYTLFFGVIVPFTAFAEEGAAPVQLEKIVVTPSRFTIYDGASAKISLSKQEIERFPLIDNDVMRAGHIFPGVASSDYSTRFSVRGGEKDDISVRLDGMELYNPYHLQDFGGAISLIGLGLIQNTNLLIGGFPAEYGEKMSGVFDITTRTPNTEKFSANFGVDLINATATLEGPLSKKGSWLLSARRGYIDLILMLMDIDENYKPQYADIYSKLTYQVTPKDTVTLNGLYGWDTNRIRVDDIDNNLDSRYDNSTTWAKWRHLFADSYWTDLFVFAGTSNQDRTTGKEDIDNRNFGFFGTKAELTANLFDKHTLRSGATWRWLTAKYQYDVQERQAGVNVYKPILANIDDKGSEFNLFLQDEWQLHSKLALNVGGHYLYQHYREEGIQRYEIGPRVALAMKPLKDLVLRGAWGIYHQPVHLMGIPVEDGIKRVGRAEQAVHYILGVEYTPVDSFLVRVEGYYNTFDNLVGRIREFGRQNQVFNSPESGDARGVDVFMTHVVSQRLTWTLGYAFGIAEEIANGTKRFRQHDRRHSFAVSSNYQFAPTWYLYLSWRFYTGEPRTPLIHKEVRLPDGGIVCDRQFGEIHSARMPAYHSLDFRITKRSPYRRWELSWYFQILNLYNHSNLDQYAFSQLRDEGTDDVKGTDAIIGCAIEEEPLFPIVPTLGVTVTF is encoded by the coding sequence GCCAATTTGCGGAGACCAGCGTATTTGGCTTTTTACACTCTGTTTTTTGGGGTGATAGTCCCGTTTACTGCTTTCGCGGAAGAGGGTGCTGCGCCTGTGCAATTGGAGAAAATTGTTGTAACACCCAGTCGTTTTACGATTTATGATGGAGCGTCGGCGAAAATCTCACTCTCTAAACAGGAGATTGAGCGGTTTCCACTCATTGATAACGACGTAATGCGGGCAGGTCATATCTTTCCAGGGGTGGCTTCAAGCGATTATAGCACGCGGTTCAGTGTGCGAGGTGGAGAGAAAGACGATATTTCAGTGAGATTAGATGGGATGGAACTCTATAATCCGTATCATCTCCAAGACTTCGGGGGTGCGATCTCACTGATAGGTTTAGGTCTCATTCAGAACACCAATCTATTGATAGGTGGGTTTCCCGCGGAGTACGGCGAAAAGATGTCCGGTGTGTTTGACATCACAACGAGGACGCCAAACACTGAGAAATTCTCTGCTAATTTTGGTGTGGACTTAATTAACGCAACCGCTACGCTGGAGGGACCTCTTTCAAAAAAAGGGAGTTGGCTCCTATCCGCCCGCCGTGGGTATATTGATCTGATTCTCATGCTCATGGATATCGATGAGAACTATAAACCGCAATACGCCGACATCTATAGTAAATTAACGTATCAAGTTACACCAAAAGATACAGTTACACTCAATGGTTTATACGGTTGGGATACGAATCGGATTCGTGTAGACGACATAGACAACAATTTAGATTCCCGATACGACAATTCGACAACTTGGGCAAAGTGGCGGCATCTTTTTGCGGATTCATATTGGACAGACCTTTTCGTTTTCGCTGGCACCTCCAATCAGGATAGAACAACAGGGAAAGAAGATATCGATAATCGCAATTTCGGGTTCTTCGGCACAAAAGCGGAGCTTACAGCAAATCTTTTTGACAAACACACCCTCCGCAGTGGCGCTACGTGGCGTTGGTTGACTGCGAAGTATCAATATGATGTTCAGGAACGGCAAGCGGGCGTAAACGTCTACAAACCAATTCTCGCGAATATTGACGATAAGGGGAGCGAATTCAATCTATTTCTCCAAGATGAGTGGCAACTCCATTCCAAACTTGCACTCAATGTCGGGGGACATTACCTCTACCAGCATTATCGGGAGGAAGGGATTCAGCGGTATGAAATTGGACCGCGAGTCGCACTTGCCATGAAACCGTTGAAGGATCTCGTTTTACGGGGGGCTTGGGGTATTTATCACCAACCCGTCCACCTGATGGGAATTCCCGTGGAAGATGGGATTAAAAGGGTCGGTCGCGCGGAGCAAGCCGTGCATTACATCCTCGGGGTTGAATATACGCCTGTTGATAGCTTCTTGGTGCGTGTTGAAGGCTATTACAATACTTTTGATAATCTTGTTGGACGAATCCGTGAGTTTGGAAGGCAGAATCAGGTTTTTAATTCGCCTGAATCCGGTGATGCGAGAGGCGTTGATGTGTTCATGACCCATGTCGTCTCACAGCGTTTGACGTGGACACTCGGTTATGCGTTTGGTATCGCAGAAGAGATCGCGAATGGAACAAAACGCTTCCGTCAGCACGATCGGCGGCACTCTTTCGCTGTTAGCAGCAATTATCAGTTCGCTCCAACATGGTATCTCTATCTGAGTTGGCGTTTTTATACAGGTGAGCCGAGAACCCCTCTCATTCACAAGGAAGTTCGGTTACCTGACGGGGGTATTGTCTGTGATCGGCAGTTTGGTGAGATACACTCGGCACGGATGCCCGCCTACCACAGTCTCGATTTTCGGATTACCAAGCGGAGTCCGTATCGACGCTGGGAGTTGTCTTGGTATTTTCAAATATTGAACCTGTATAACCATAGCAATCTGGACCAGTATGCTTTTAGTCAATTACGCGATGAAGGGACAGACGATGTTAAAGGGACAGACGCTATTATCGGATGCGCGATTGAAGAAGAGCCTCTCTTCCCGATTGTCCCTACATTAGGGGTTACGGTAACATTCTGA